A part of Streptomyces sp. NBC_01451 genomic DNA contains:
- a CDS encoding [protein-PII] uridylyltransferase: protein MTSTDVRKDAEDSGPSGYAAARLRLLTEGARSGPPRRAALAELTDEWLTGLFTAASEGLQGLRGVSLVAVGGYGRGELSPRSDLDLLLLHDGSDSAAVAALADRLWYPVWDLGLALDHSVRTQSEARKVSGEDLKVQLGLLDARHLAGDLGLTAGLRTAVLADWRNQAPKRLPELQELCAERAERQGELQYLLEPDLKEARGGLRDATALRAVAASWLADAPREGLTDARRRLLDVRDALHLTTGRATDRLALQEQDQVAAELGLLDADTLLRQVYEAARVVSYASDVTWREVGRVLRSRAVRPRLRAMLGGGKPVAERSPLAEGVVEQDGEVVLARAARPDRDPVLPLRAAAAAAQAGLPLSLHAVRRMAAAARPLPTPWPAEAREQLVTLLGSGSPTIEVWEALEAEGLITHFLPDWERVRCRPQRNAVHIWTVDRHLIETAVRASEFTRRVSRPDLLLVSALLHDIGKGWPGDHSVAGEIIAKDVAARIGFDRADVAVLATLVRHHLLLVDTATRRDLEDPATVRSVAEAVGTQSTLELLHALTESDALATGPAAWSTWRGSLVADLVKRVAAVLAGDAPEEPEAAAPTAEQERLAIEAFRTGGPVLSLRAQTEAPADASPEESPSPDAGEPEPLGVELLIAVPDQPGVLPAVAGVLAMHRLTVRTAELRALDLPDGVEGAVLLLDWRVAAEYGSLPQAARLRADLVRALDGSLDIAGRLAERDAAYPRRRGVVAPPARVTVHPAASRQATVIEVRAQDAPGLLHRIGRALEEAGVRVRSMHVSTLGSNAVDAFYVTSRKGAPLPGDEASTVARKLEEMIRAS, encoded by the coding sequence GTGACGAGTACGGACGTGCGCAAGGATGCAGAGGACTCGGGACCCAGCGGCTATGCGGCGGCCCGGCTGCGCCTCCTCACCGAGGGGGCGCGGTCCGGGCCGCCGCGCCGTGCGGCCCTGGCCGAACTGACCGACGAGTGGCTGACCGGCCTCTTCACGGCCGCTTCCGAAGGCCTGCAAGGACTGCGTGGAGTCTCCCTGGTCGCCGTCGGCGGCTACGGCAGGGGTGAACTCTCCCCGCGCAGCGACCTGGACCTGCTCCTCCTGCACGACGGCAGCGACTCCGCCGCCGTCGCCGCCCTCGCGGACCGCCTCTGGTACCCCGTGTGGGACCTGGGCCTCGCCCTGGACCACTCCGTCCGGACCCAGTCCGAGGCCCGGAAGGTGTCGGGCGAGGACCTCAAGGTGCAGCTGGGCCTGCTGGACGCCCGCCACCTGGCCGGCGACCTCGGCCTCACGGCCGGCCTGCGCACCGCCGTCCTCGCCGACTGGCGCAACCAGGCCCCCAAACGCCTCCCCGAACTCCAGGAACTCTGCGCCGAACGCGCCGAACGCCAGGGCGAGCTCCAGTACCTCCTCGAACCCGACCTCAAGGAGGCCCGCGGCGGTCTGCGCGACGCCACCGCCCTGCGCGCGGTCGCGGCCTCCTGGCTGGCCGACGCCCCCCGCGAGGGCCTCACGGACGCCCGGCGCCGCCTGCTGGACGTCCGCGACGCCCTCCACCTCACCACCGGCCGCGCCACCGACCGCCTCGCCCTCCAGGAACAGGACCAGGTAGCCGCCGAACTCGGACTCCTCGACGCCGACACCCTCCTGCGGCAGGTCTACGAGGCGGCACGCGTCGTCTCGTACGCGAGTGACGTGACCTGGCGCGAGGTGGGGCGCGTGCTCCGCTCGCGCGCCGTACGCCCGCGCCTGCGCGCCATGCTGGGCGGCGGCAAGCCCGTGGCGGAACGTTCACCCTTGGCCGAGGGCGTCGTCGAGCAGGACGGCGAGGTGGTCCTCGCCCGTGCCGCGCGCCCCGACCGCGACCCCGTACTCCCGCTGCGCGCCGCCGCGGCAGCCGCCCAGGCGGGTCTCCCGCTGTCCCTGCACGCGGTCCGCCGGATGGCAGCCGCGGCACGGCCGCTGCCGACCCCCTGGCCGGCCGAGGCGAGAGAGCAACTGGTCACGCTGCTGGGCTCGGGCAGCCCGACCATCGAGGTCTGGGAGGCGCTGGAGGCCGAAGGCCTGATCACCCACTTCCTCCCCGACTGGGAGCGGGTCCGCTGCCGCCCGCAGCGCAACGCCGTCCACATCTGGACGGTCGACCGCCACCTGATCGAAACGGCCGTCCGGGCCTCCGAGTTCACCCGCCGGGTCAGCCGCCCCGACCTCCTCCTGGTCTCCGCGCTGCTCCACGACATCGGCAAGGGCTGGCCCGGCGACCACTCCGTCGCGGGCGAGATCATCGCCAAGGACGTGGCCGCCCGTATCGGCTTCGACCGCGCCGACGTGGCGGTGCTGGCCACCCTCGTACGCCACCATCTGCTCCTGGTCGACACCGCCACCCGGCGTGACCTGGAGGACCCGGCCACCGTGCGCTCGGTCGCCGAGGCGGTCGGCACGCAGAGCACGCTGGAACTCCTCCACGCGCTCACCGAGTCCGACGCGCTGGCCACGGGCCCGGCCGCCTGGTCGACCTGGCGCGGCTCACTCGTCGCCGACCTGGTCAAACGGGTCGCCGCCGTGCTCGCCGGGGACGCCCCCGAGGAGCCCGAGGCCGCCGCGCCCACCGCCGAACAGGAACGGCTCGCCATCGAGGCGTTCCGCACCGGCGGCCCGGTGCTGTCGCTGCGCGCCCAGACGGAGGCCCCGGCGGACGCGTCGCCGGAGGAGTCCCCGTCGCCGGACGCGGGCGAACCCGAGCCGCTCGGCGTGGAACTCCTGATCGCCGTACCGGACCAGCCCGGCGTACTGCCCGCGGTGGCCGGCGTCCTCGCCATGCACCGGCTGACCGTGCGTACGGCGGAACTGCGCGCACTGGACCTCCCCGACGGTGTCGAGGGCGCGGTCCTGCTCCTCGACTGGCGCGTGGCCGCCGAGTACGGCTCCCTGCCCCAGGCGGCCCGCCTGCGCGCCGACCTCGTACGGGCGCTGGACGGCTCCCTGGACATCGCGGGCCGCCTGGCCGAGCGCGACGCCGCGTACCCGCGGCGCCGGGGCGTCGTGGCGCCGCCTGCCCGGGTGACCGTACATCCGGCCGCCTCCCGGCAGGCCACGGTGATCGAGGTGCGCGCGCAGGACGCCCCGGGGCTGCTGCACCGGATCGGGCGGGCGCTGGAGGAGGCCGGGGTGCGGGTGCGGAGCATGCACGTCAGCACGCTGGGTTCCAACGCGGTGGACGCCTTCTACGTGACCAGCCGCAAGGGCGCGCCGCTGCCGGGGGACGAGGCGTCCACGGTGGCACGGAAGCTGGAGGAGATGATCCGGGCGTCGTGA
- a CDS encoding P-II family nitrogen regulator, with translation MKLITAVVKPHRLDEIKEALQAFGVHGLTVTEASGYGRQRGHTEVYRGAEYTVDLVPKIRIEVLAEDDDAEGLIDVIVKAARTGKIGDGKVWSIPVDTAVRVRTGERGPDAL, from the coding sequence ATGAAGCTCATCACCGCCGTTGTGAAGCCCCACCGGCTCGACGAGATCAAGGAGGCCCTCCAGGCCTTCGGGGTCCACGGTCTGACGGTCACCGAGGCGAGCGGCTACGGTCGTCAGCGGGGCCACACCGAGGTCTACCGCGGTGCCGAGTACACGGTCGACCTGGTTCCCAAGATCCGTATCGAGGTTCTGGCCGAGGACGACGACGCCGAGGGTCTGATCGACGTCATCGTCAAGGCGGCCCGGACCGGCAAGATCGGTGACGGCAAGGTCTGGTCCATCCCGGTCGACACCGCCGTCCGGGTCCGGACCGGTGAGCGCGGCCCGGACGCGCTCTGA
- a CDS encoding ammonium transporter, with the protein MASAAITLAAEAPKLSAANTGFMLICSALVLLMTPGLAFFYGGMVRVKSTLNMLMMSFISIGIVTLLWVLYGFSLAFGTDKGSLIGWTSGWVGLSDIGTTDLWDGYNIPILTFMVFQMMFAVITPALISGAIADRVKFSAWALFVALWATVVYFPVAHWVWGAGGWAFELGVIDFAGGTAVHINAGAAALGVILVIGKRVGFKKDPMRPHSLPLVMLGAGLLWFGWFGFNAGSWLGNDDGVGTLMFVNTQVATAAAMLAWLIYEKIRHGAFTTLGAASGAVAGLVAITPSGGAVSPIGAIAVGAIAGLLCAMAVGLKYKFGYDDSLDVVGVHLVGGVVGSLLIGFFASGKGQSEVEGLFYGGGLDQFWKQCAGVFAVLGYSLVASAVLAFLLDKTIGMRVSEDDEIAGIDQAEHAETAYDFSGAGGGAARTSVTAAVGGESKKVDA; encoded by the coding sequence ATGGCATCAGCCGCCATCACGCTAGCCGCAGAGGCTCCCAAGCTCTCTGCCGCGAACACCGGGTTCATGCTGATCTGTTCGGCACTGGTGTTGCTCATGACCCCCGGACTCGCCTTCTTCTACGGAGGCATGGTCCGGGTCAAGAGCACCCTGAACATGTTGATGATGAGCTTTATCAGCATCGGCATCGTCACCCTTCTGTGGGTGCTGTACGGCTTCTCCCTCGCGTTCGGCACCGACAAGGGCAGCCTCATCGGCTGGACCTCGGGCTGGGTCGGCCTCAGCGACATCGGCACGACCGATCTGTGGGACGGCTACAACATCCCGATCCTGACGTTCATGGTCTTCCAGATGATGTTCGCGGTCATCACCCCCGCCCTGATCAGCGGTGCCATCGCGGACCGCGTCAAGTTCTCGGCCTGGGCGCTGTTCGTCGCCCTGTGGGCCACCGTCGTGTACTTCCCCGTCGCCCACTGGGTCTGGGGCGCGGGCGGCTGGGCCTTCGAGCTCGGTGTCATCGACTTCGCCGGTGGTACGGCGGTCCACATCAACGCGGGTGCCGCGGCGCTCGGCGTGATCCTGGTCATCGGCAAGCGCGTCGGATTCAAGAAGGACCCGATGCGCCCGCACAGCCTCCCGCTGGTCATGCTCGGTGCCGGTCTCCTGTGGTTCGGCTGGTTCGGCTTCAACGCCGGTTCGTGGCTGGGCAACGACGACGGCGTCGGCACGCTGATGTTCGTCAACACGCAGGTCGCCACCGCCGCCGCCATGCTCGCCTGGCTCATCTACGAGAAGATCCGCCACGGCGCGTTCACCACCCTGGGTGCCGCCTCCGGCGCGGTCGCGGGTCTGGTCGCCATCACCCCCTCGGGTGGTGCGGTCTCCCCGATCGGCGCGATCGCGGTCGGCGCCATCGCCGGTCTGCTGTGCGCCATGGCTGTCGGCCTCAAGTACAAGTTCGGTTACGACGACTCGCTCGACGTCGTCGGCGTCCACCTCGTCGGTGGTGTCGTCGGCTCCCTGCTCATCGGCTTCTTCGCCAGCGGCAAGGGCCAGTCGGAGGTCGAGGGCCTCTTCTACGGCGGCGGCCTCGACCAGTTCTGGAAGCAGTGCGCGGGCGTCTTCGCCGTCCTCGGCTACTCCCTGGTCGCCTCCGCGGTCCTCGCCTTCCTCCTCGACAAGACGATCGGCATGCGCGTCTCCGAGGACGACGAGATCGCCGGCATCGACCAGGCCGAGCACGCCGAGACCGCATACGACTTCAGCGGCGCCGGCGGCGGCGCTGCCCGCACGTCCGTCACGGCGGCCGTCGGTGGCGAGAGCAAGAAGGTGGACGCATGA